A single window of Nicotiana sylvestris chromosome 5, ASM39365v2, whole genome shotgun sequence DNA harbors:
- the LOC138868917 gene encoding uncharacterized protein has protein sequence MFYYPRSTPQDVLIEEQDNDHYHQGYSGSDIYEWNIDGLAERQIYTTVHRMLMYSTIYKVNKNTDRAIAEMIIAGFTGQLKGWWDNYLTQDQRFQIMHATKTEDDKIVQNSVYSLVMNIIEHFCRRWSDNSETIRTMLQNLRCKTLTSFRWYKDVFLSRVMELPESNSTHWKSKFIDGLPPLFAERIRKVLRGTGMSIDYNNYSYGKLFSVCTQEGLALCNEIKLNQQIKKHRLTERQQLGEFCEQFAIDIPSRRKKSRKKDFKRKKGSPEKRREMTQKRKAFHKARKGFIKSKNPQDCYKCGRVGHYARDCKIKDKIKELDLDDHCDGPTHRLMRYYPVLPIFCFLMFHYRYGVL, from the coding sequence ATGTTTTACTATCCTAGATCAACACCTCAAGATGTTCTGATAGAAGAACAAGATAATGACCATTACCACCAAGGTTATAGTGGGTCAGATATCTATGAATGGAACATAGATGGTCTTGCCGAAAGGCAAATTTATACAacagtacatagaatgcttatgtataGTACTATCTATAAAGTTAATAAGAATACAGATAGGGCAATTGCAGAAATGATTATTGCCGGATTTACTGGTCAACTGAaaggctggtgggataattatctcACCCAAGACCAGCGCTTTCAAATAATGCATGCAACCAAGACTGAAGATGATAAGATTGTTCAAAACTCAGTCTATTCTTTAGTCATGAATATCATTGAACACTTTTGTAGAAGATGGTCTGATAATAGTGAGACCATTAGGACAATGCTCCAGAATTTGAGGTGTAAAACCCTAACAtcttttagatggtataaagatgttttcttaTCCAGAGTGATGGAATTGCCAGAGAGTAATAGTACTCACTGGAAGTCTAAGTTCATAGATGGACTCCCgcccttatttgctgaaaggattCGAAAAGTCCTTAGAGGAACAGGAATGAGTATTGATTATAATAATTACTCGTATGGTAAACTATTTAGTGTATGCACTCAGGAAGGTTTAGCTCTGTGTAATGAGATCAAGCTAAACCAACAAATCAAGAAACATCGTCTCACTGAAAGACAACAATTAGGTGAATTCTGTGAACAATTCGCCATTGATATACCATCCAGAAGAAAGAAATCCCGTAAAAAggatttcaaaaggaaaaagggttcGCCGGAAAAACGACGCGAAATGACCCAAAAAAGAAAGGCTTTTCATAAAGCCAGAAAGGGTTTTATTAAATCAAAAAACCCTCAGGACTGTTATAAATGTGGTAGAGTAGGCCATTATGCAAGAGATTGCAAGATCAAAGATAAGATCAAAGAACTGGATTTAGATGATCATTGTGACGGCCCGACCCATCGTCTCATGAGATACTACCCCGTTCTTCCCATTTTCTGCTTTCTTATGTTTCATTACCGGTATGGGGTGCTTTAG